Proteins from one Elusimicrobiales bacterium genomic window:
- a CDS encoding MltA domain-containing protein encodes MRKLWWSVAPLGIAAVFVFSGCVVFRRPHPPKSAFVQVPAALAPRFADVKDRAGLIEAAQNSLYYVQASKQALYTIGDRQVSPAMLAATLREFIKTLKQAKNGDELAALVADKFDVYRSVGSDGKGAVLFTSYYEPVFKASRTRTDEYKYPLYRRPDDLVDADLEEFGDKYKGEGIAGRVEKSRLRPYFSREQIESGKALEGRGLEIAWLQNRLDVMDLHIEGSARLEFDDGSVLRANYDGTNNLPFRGPMSALVKSGVLPPDTDPKEYVAKHPEIEQWLMATNPRYTFFKLEKISGGPAGTYGGALTAGRSIAVDTKHVPLGALAFVDGPMPRFDGEGKLVEVARVGKFALCQDTGGAIKGPGHIDYYAGAGLDAGRFASKLKHDGSVYLLLLKSE; translated from the coding sequence ATGAGAAAGCTATGGTGGAGTGTTGCACCGCTGGGGATTGCGGCTGTGTTTGTGTTCAGCGGCTGCGTGGTGTTTAGGCGGCCTCATCCGCCGAAGTCGGCTTTTGTGCAGGTGCCCGCGGCGCTTGCTCCGCGTTTTGCGGATGTAAAGGACCGCGCCGGCCTTATTGAGGCGGCGCAGAACAGCCTGTATTATGTTCAGGCATCCAAACAGGCGCTTTATACCATAGGCGACAGGCAGGTCTCGCCGGCGATGCTGGCGGCCACGTTGCGGGAATTCATCAAAACGCTCAAGCAGGCAAAAAACGGCGACGAGCTTGCCGCGCTGGTCGCGGACAAATTCGACGTTTACCGCTCCGTCGGCTCGGACGGGAAGGGCGCGGTGCTGTTCACCTCGTATTACGAGCCGGTGTTCAAAGCCTCCAGAACCAGAACCGACGAATACAAGTATCCGCTTTACCGCCGTCCCGACGATCTGGTGGACGCGGATCTGGAGGAGTTCGGCGACAAATACAAGGGCGAAGGCATAGCCGGACGGGTGGAGAAAAGCCGGCTGCGCCCCTACTTCTCGCGCGAGCAGATTGAAAGCGGCAAGGCGCTGGAGGGCAGGGGCCTGGAAATCGCCTGGCTGCAAAACCGGCTGGATGTGATGGATCTGCATATAGAAGGCTCCGCCCGGCTGGAGTTTGACGACGGCTCCGTCCTGCGCGCCAATTACGACGGCACCAACAATCTGCCTTTCAGGGGGCCGATGTCGGCGCTGGTCAAATCCGGCGTGCTGCCGCCGGACACGGACCCCAAGGAATACGTGGCCAAACACCCGGAGATAGAGCAATGGCTTATGGCCACCAATCCGCGCTACACGTTTTTCAAGCTGGAAAAAATATCCGGCGGGCCGGCGGGAACATACGGCGGCGCGCTGACGGCGGGACGCTCCATCGCGGTTGACACAAAGCATGTGCCCCTGGGCGCGCTGGCTTTCGTGGACGGCCCCATGCCCCGCTTTGACGGCGAAGGCAAACTGGTTGAAGTCGCGCGCGTGGGAAAATTCGCCCTCTGCCAGGACACCGGCGGCGCAATCAAAGGCCCCGGGCATATAGACTATTACGCCGGCGCGGGCCTGGACGCGGGCCGCTTCGCCTCCAAGCTCAAGCACGACGGCAGCGTCTACCTCCTGCTTCTTAAATCCGAATAA
- a CDS encoding glycosyltransferase, which yields MQTVLVILAFLTLAAWAVRSGFMLYGIRKTKFLRNTACPAGFHYPPLSVIIPAKDEANTIEAALLSKLQSDYPSLEVIAIDDRSSDQTFAAISRVAENDPRVKPLRITTLPPGWLGKVNALDKGVKSASGQWLLFSDADVHFSPDALKKAVCFAQTNGLDHLAVMPQLWSNGFFMDMVFAPFLDTALRWSCWNSQDSRGDAAVGVGAFNLVRRAAFEKTPGFEWLRLEVIDDMGLGLMMRKSGFKGAALNGEGCVGLHFLENFGEAVKSCDKGVFAGAGFNPLVIFAAAFAGVFFDLLPFALLFAGGTAAKIAAAACGTAVLKSALIARWNKLPVFPALFVPIGGVIGVYLLLHGAASALASGGITWRGTFYPTKDLKAAKRFLLKNFY from the coding sequence ATGCAAACAGTTTTAGTCATTCTTGCCTTCCTTACACTGGCGGCCTGGGCCGTGCGGAGCGGGTTCATGCTGTACGGGATCCGCAAAACAAAATTCCTGCGCAATACCGCATGCCCTGCCGGCTTTCATTATCCGCCGCTTTCCGTGATAATCCCCGCAAAAGACGAAGCAAACACCATAGAAGCCGCCTTGCTTTCAAAATTGCAGTCCGATTATCCGTCGCTTGAAGTAATCGCGATAGACGACCGTTCTTCCGATCAAACCTTCGCTGCCATTTCCCGGGTGGCAGAAAACGACCCGCGCGTAAAACCGTTGCGCATAACAACCTTGCCGCCGGGCTGGCTTGGCAAGGTTAACGCGCTTGATAAAGGCGTTAAATCCGCTTCGGGCCAATGGCTGCTGTTTTCGGATGCCGACGTGCATTTCAGCCCCGATGCGCTTAAAAAAGCCGTCTGCTTTGCCCAAACCAACGGGTTGGACCATCTGGCGGTAATGCCGCAGCTATGGTCAAACGGATTTTTCATGGACATGGTATTCGCCCCGTTTCTGGACACCGCGCTGCGCTGGAGCTGCTGGAACTCGCAGGATTCCCGCGGGGATGCGGCTGTCGGAGTTGGCGCGTTCAACCTGGTGCGCCGCGCGGCTTTTGAAAAAACGCCGGGGTTTGAATGGCTGCGGCTTGAGGTTATAGACGATATGGGCCTCGGGCTTATGATGAGAAAAAGCGGTTTCAAAGGCGCGGCGCTCAACGGGGAAGGCTGTGTCGGACTGCACTTTCTTGAAAACTTCGGCGAAGCGGTAAAAAGCTGCGACAAAGGAGTGTTCGCAGGCGCAGGCTTTAATCCTCTTGTAATATTCGCTGCCGCTTTTGCGGGAGTGTTTTTTGACCTGCTGCCTTTTGCGCTGTTGTTTGCCGGCGGGACGGCGGCAAAAATAGCGGCGGCTGCATGCGGAACAGCTGTTTTAAAATCGGCGCTGATTGCGCGCTGGAATAAATTACCGGTTTTCCCCGCACTGTTTGTGCCGATAGGCGGGGTTATAGGCGTATATCTGCTGCTGCATGGGGCGGCGTCCGCGCTTGCCTCCGGCGGTATTACGTGGCGCGGCACTTTTTATCCGACAAAAGACCTCAAAGCCGCAAAACGTTTCCTGCTTAAAAACTTTTACTAA
- a CDS encoding ATP-binding protein, with product MLKLIKEHFRLKLAVAIGAIALAAAFAVGIAVEKSARTHLVSELASGLYSQARVAALEPERAVSALSAACGCRVTVIGRDGAVIADSEVAYSAVSSMENHAHRPEVAAALSGREGRDIRRSATMGHDFLYVSAPVPEGRAAVMRLSLPLSKVYGRAADMQRAAFYAMAAVLPLALLAALWAAWSLGGPVGEMSLVAEKLSGGDYGARIRNSPADEHGRLAAAINLLAQKTQSAMGELARDRALLSAILSNMTEAVAAVDKDGNIIFANEVFAALARVDAKTCAGRPLVELLRNPALNEMAAASMRTRAAERREIMFSDAPDNVFDAVCAPLIEDGRCEGAVLAMRDISRVKKLEQMRRDFVANVSHELRTPLTSIRAAAQTLLDGALEDRENRRSFAQAIEEESVRLGRLIEDILSLSAIESGRTPPRLEAVNLGQAAAEVCLRLGEMARAAAVSVSVDRSMHELPPVRADKGQLLQVFRNLIENAIKFNIPGGTVEILARAASGKVHVSVRDTGIGIPAADLPRVFERFYRVDKARSREMGGTGLGLSIVRHITEAHGGSVSVESVEGKGSVFTFTLAA from the coding sequence GTCCGAGCTGGCGTCGGGGCTGTATTCTCAGGCGCGGGTGGCCGCGCTGGAGCCGGAGCGCGCCGTTTCCGCTTTGTCCGCCGCGTGCGGGTGCCGGGTTACCGTAATCGGGCGGGACGGCGCGGTTATTGCCGATTCCGAGGTCGCCTATTCCGCTGTGTCTTCCATGGAAAACCATGCGCACAGGCCGGAGGTCGCCGCCGCGCTGTCGGGCCGCGAAGGCCGCGATATAAGGCGCAGCGCCACTATGGGCCACGATTTCCTGTATGTGTCGGCGCCCGTGCCGGAAGGGAGGGCGGCGGTGATGCGGCTGTCGCTGCCGCTGTCCAAGGTCTATGGAAGGGCGGCGGACATGCAGCGCGCCGCATTCTATGCCATGGCCGCGGTTCTGCCTCTGGCGCTGCTTGCGGCGCTGTGGGCGGCCTGGTCGCTGGGCGGGCCGGTGGGGGAGATGTCGCTTGTGGCGGAAAAGCTCTCCGGCGGGGATTACGGCGCGCGCATACGGAACTCCCCCGCGGACGAGCATGGCCGTCTGGCCGCCGCTATAAATCTGCTGGCGCAGAAAACCCAGTCCGCCATGGGCGAGCTGGCGCGGGACAGGGCGCTGCTGTCGGCCATACTTTCCAACATGACGGAGGCCGTCGCCGCAGTGGATAAAGACGGGAACATCATTTTCGCCAACGAGGTTTTCGCCGCGCTGGCCCGCGTGGACGCCAAAACCTGCGCCGGCAGGCCGCTGGTGGAGCTGCTGCGCAACCCTGCGCTTAACGAGATGGCGGCTGCTTCCATGCGTACCCGCGCGGCGGAGAGGCGCGAGATAATGTTCTCCGACGCGCCGGACAACGTGTTTGACGCGGTCTGCGCCCCGCTTATAGAGGATGGCCGCTGCGAGGGCGCGGTGCTGGCCATGCGCGACATATCGCGCGTCAAAAAGCTGGAGCAGATGCGCAGGGATTTCGTGGCCAATGTCTCGCACGAACTGAGAACCCCGCTCACCTCCATACGGGCCGCCGCGCAGACGCTGCTGGACGGTGCGCTGGAGGACCGGGAAAACCGCCGCTCCTTCGCGCAGGCCATAGAGGAGGAGTCCGTCCGCCTGGGCCGGCTGATAGAGGATATACTAAGCCTCTCCGCCATAGAATCCGGCAGGACGCCTCCCCGGCTGGAGGCGGTGAATCTGGGCCAGGCGGCGGCGGAGGTTTGCCTGCGGCTTGGGGAAATGGCGCGCGCCGCCGCCGTGTCCGTCTCGGTGGACAGGAGCATGCATGAACTGCCGCCCGTGCGCGCCGACAAGGGCCAGCTTTTGCAGGTGTTCCGCAATCTGATAGAAAACGCCATAAAATTCAACATCCCCGGCGGGACGGTGGAAATACTGGCCCGCGCCGCAAGCGGCAAAGTCCATGTTTCGGTCAGGGACACGGGCATAGGCATTCCGGCTGCCGACCTGCCGCGCGTTTTTGAGCGGTTCTACCGGGTGGACAAGGCCCGCTCCCGCGAGATGGGCGGCACCGGGCTTGGGCTTTCAATAGTCCGGCACATAACGGAGGCGCACGGCGGCTCGGTTTCAGTGGAGAGCGTTGAAGGCAAAGGCTCCGTGTTCACTTTCACCCTCGCCGCCTGA